The proteins below come from a single Cylindrospermopsis raciborskii Cr2010 genomic window:
- a CDS encoding cofactor assembly of complex C subunit B: MDTAIIPSTFLLTLLLLVGLFFFIRASTKDRTEQAKIASEDDETILMGQLKDYFQSRAYRVVSADPEKKEVIFEGFVQPSWFLAVFLTVLAALGLACLGLVLAQLFSSQNPFFLVLVAPLSGIFYWRQSGRIEKVLLKMEFCQNEQHPSSIITVTAHRDELAELKRALQVKALQVKIVDVIT, from the coding sequence ATGGATACTGCTATCATTCCATCCACCTTTCTCCTCACCTTGTTATTGCTTGTGGGGTTGTTTTTCTTTATTCGTGCTTCCACCAAAGATCGCACTGAACAAGCAAAAATAGCCTCTGAAGACGATGAAACCATCCTGATGGGTCAACTCAAGGACTATTTCCAATCCCGTGCTTATCGAGTGGTTTCCGCAGATCCAGAAAAAAAGGAAGTCATTTTCGAGGGCTTTGTCCAACCTAGTTGGTTTTTAGCTGTGTTTCTGACTGTTTTAGCTGCTCTAGGTCTTGCTTGTCTAGGACTAGTTTTAGCCCAGCTTTTTTCCAGTCAGAATCCATTTTTTTTGGTTTTAGTAGCACCATTAAGTGGTATATTCTACTGGCGCCAATCCGGAAGAATTGAGAAGGTATTACTCAAAATGGAGTTTTGCCAAAATGAACAACACCCCTCAAGTATAATCACTGTCACTGCTCACCGAGATGAACTCGCGGAGTTAAAAAGGGCTTTACAAGTAAAAGCTTTACAAGTAAAAATTGTCGATGTGATAACCTAA
- a CDS encoding DUF3611 family protein translates to MTKDLEMQSTNIRAIAQMFRLAGWISFWIQLVLGVISGIIVLLYAFFSQRPGSPNNNPGTGFGIFLAVCGLIVLGAGIYLGYRYTRIGKQLDSSNPSNRPRKLESVQVIRLGVWINLGGILVTLLGAQAIVGTLVARSISPQAVTTQLFDPNRVISGLDMLVVQANTNTISAHFAGLVCSLFLLNRITR, encoded by the coding sequence ATGACGAAGGACTTGGAAATGCAATCCACTAATATAAGAGCGATCGCCCAGATGTTTCGCTTAGCGGGTTGGATTAGTTTTTGGATACAACTAGTATTAGGTGTGATATCTGGGATAATAGTATTGCTATATGCCTTTTTTAGTCAGAGACCGGGTAGTCCTAATAACAATCCGGGCACGGGATTTGGCATATTTTTGGCCGTATGTGGATTAATAGTTTTAGGTGCGGGTATTTATTTAGGTTACAGGTATACAAGAATTGGTAAACAACTGGACTCATCCAATCCTAGCAATCGTCCACGAAAACTAGAGAGTGTACAGGTGATTAGACTAGGCGTATGGATTAATCTAGGAGGTATTTTAGTGACTTTATTAGGTGCTCAAGCAATTGTAGGCACATTGGTTGCCCGATCAATTTCCCCCCAAGCAGTTACAACCCAGCTATTTGATCCAAATCGAGTGATTAGCGGATTGGATATGTTAGTTGTTCAAGCGAACACCAATACAATTTCAGCTCATTTTGCAGGGCTTGTTTGTTCACTGTTTTTACTAAATCGAATCACAAGATAG
- the serS gene encoding serine--tRNA ligase produces MLDIKQIRENPQLIQKKLNSRGGKYEIQPILDLSQKQRELELERNELQARSNEIGKLVGQKVKTGISPQSEELLSLKEEGNLVKTKLSDLEPREKELKGQIEQLLLALPNLPSDSTPIGESEDDNPEIRRWGDEYKPQNANILPHWEIGEKLGILNFERAVKIAQSRFVNLIGAGAALERALIQFMLSKHIENGYIEISPPLLVNTDSLTGTGQLPKFAQESFKCAEDELWLIPTAEVPVTNLYRGEILNKEDLPIYHTAYTPCFRREAGSYGRDMRGLIRLHQFNKVELVKIVSPESSFEELEKLVGSAESILQSLKLPYRVIELCTGDLGFGATKTYDLEVWLPSFNKYREISSCSNCIDFQARRADIRFKEAGKKGTRFVHTLNGSGLAVGRTMAAILENYQQADGTVKVPEALQSYLGREVL; encoded by the coding sequence ATGCTGGATATTAAACAGATTAGAGAAAACCCACAACTGATACAGAAAAAGCTGAATAGTCGCGGTGGTAAATATGAAATTCAGCCCATATTGGATTTAAGCCAAAAACAACGGGAGTTGGAATTAGAGCGCAACGAATTGCAAGCTAGAAGTAATGAAATTGGTAAACTGGTAGGTCAAAAGGTAAAAACAGGAATTAGTCCTCAAAGTGAAGAACTTCTCTCGTTAAAGGAAGAAGGCAATCTGGTTAAAACTAAACTAAGCGATTTAGAACCTAGAGAAAAAGAGTTAAAAGGGCAAATTGAACAGTTGTTATTAGCACTTCCCAATCTTCCCAGCGACAGTACCCCCATTGGTGAAAGCGAAGATGATAATCCGGAGATTAGAAGATGGGGAGATGAATATAAACCCCAAAATGCCAATATATTACCCCACTGGGAAATAGGAGAAAAGTTAGGTATCTTAAACTTTGAAAGAGCAGTAAAGATAGCTCAAAGTAGGTTTGTGAACTTAATAGGTGCAGGGGCTGCTTTGGAACGAGCACTAATTCAATTTATGTTAAGCAAGCACATAGAAAACGGTTATATTGAGATTAGCCCACCCTTATTAGTAAATACGGATTCTCTGACGGGAACTGGACAACTGCCCAAATTTGCCCAAGAGAGTTTTAAATGTGCAGAGGATGAGTTATGGTTAATTCCTACAGCAGAAGTTCCCGTCACTAATTTATATAGAGGGGAAATTTTGAACAAAGAAGATTTACCAATCTATCATACTGCATATACTCCCTGTTTTAGAAGAGAAGCTGGTAGCTATGGTAGGGATATGCGCGGTTTAATTAGACTGCATCAATTCAATAAAGTTGAGCTGGTAAAGATAGTGAGCCCCGAATCTTCTTTTGAGGAATTAGAGAAATTAGTAGGGAGTGCGGAGTCAATTTTACAGTCTTTAAAATTACCGTACCGAGTAATTGAACTATGTACTGGTGATTTAGGGTTTGGAGCAACCAAAACCTATGATTTAGAGGTGTGGTTGCCATCCTTTAACAAATATAGAGAGATTTCCAGTTGTTCTAATTGTATTGACTTTCAAGCTAGGAGAGCAGATATTCGGTTTAAAGAGGCTGGTAAAAAAGGAACGCGTTTTGTACATACACTAAATGGTTCCGGACTAGCTGTAGGAAGGACAATGGCAGCGATTTTAGAGAATTATCAGCAAGCTGATGGAACAGTTAAAGTACCAGAAGCGTTGCAGAGCTATTTAGGTAGAGAAGTTTTGTAA
- a CDS encoding FeoA family protein — translation MFTPFTVVGCSLELLQTGEKGIVTVCQPQNEIIKKKLISMGIRTGTNIMVEQKLPVFIIKAANVSMTIDRETMGAIYVRVLQNFST, via the coding sequence ATGTTTACTCCTTTTACTGTGGTTGGTTGTTCTTTGGAATTACTTCAAACTGGAGAAAAGGGAATTGTTACAGTCTGTCAACCCCAAAATGAAATCATTAAAAAAAAGTTGATTTCAATGGGTATTAGGACAGGAACTAATATCATGGTTGAGCAAAAATTGCCAGTTTTTATTATTAAAGCTGCAAATGTATCTATGACTATAGATAGGGAAACCATGGGAGCTATTTATGTCAGAGTATTACAAAACTTCTCTACCTAA
- a CDS encoding 2Fe-2S iron-sulfur cluster-binding protein, producing the protein MATYKVRLVNEKQGLDATIDCDEETSIVDAAAEADIELPVSCHAGSCSSCVGKIIEGEINQDDQNFLDDDQLSKKFALLCVTYPRSNCTIKTHQEANLV; encoded by the coding sequence ATGGCTACCTATAAAGTCAGATTGGTTAACGAAAAGCAAGGTTTAGATGCTACAATTGACTGTGATGAAGAGACATCAATTGTTGATGCAGCAGCAGAAGCAGATATTGAATTGCCTGTTTCTTGTCACGCTGGTTCTTGCTCTAGTTGTGTGGGCAAAATTATAGAAGGTGAGATTAACCAAGATGATCAAAATTTCTTAGATGATGACCAATTATCTAAGAAGTTTGCCCTATTATGTGTTACCTATCCTCGCTCTAACTGTACAATTAAAACCCATCAAGAAGCAAATCTTGTATAG
- a CDS encoding HesB/IscA family protein, with the protein MTITLTEKAEFRLRAFLKTSATQENQSGVRISVKNGGCSGYEYGIEITSQPQPDDIVTKQGNVLLYIDAKSAPLLEGVEIDFIEGVMDSGFKFSNPNATDTCGCGKSFKSGDCSPNGVPYS; encoded by the coding sequence ATGACTATAACTTTAACCGAAAAGGCGGAATTTCGTTTGCGGGCGTTTTTAAAAACTTCTGCTACCCAAGAAAATCAGTCAGGTGTACGCATTTCTGTAAAAAATGGTGGTTGTAGTGGCTATGAATATGGTATTGAAATCACCAGTCAACCCCAACCTGATGATATTGTTACTAAACAGGGAAATGTGTTGCTTTATATTGATGCTAAAAGTGCGCCCTTGTTAGAAGGGGTGGAAATTGATTTTATTGAAGGAGTCATGGATAGCGGTTTTAAGTTCTCTAATCCAAACGCTACCGATACTTGTGGTTGTGGTAAGTCTTTCAAATCGGGAGATTGTTCACCCAATGGTGTACCTTACAGCTAA
- a CDS encoding HesA/MoeB/ThiF family protein — MSLTPKELERYSRQMMLPNFGELAQNRLKSATILVTGVGGLGGTAALYLAVAGVGRLILVRGGDLRLDDMNRQVLMTDDWVGKPRIFKAKETLEAINPDVEIEAVHDYITAENVDSLVQSADMALDCAHNFNERNLLNAACVRWRKPMVEAAMDGMEAYLTTIIPGVTPCLSCLFPEKPDWDRRGFSVLGAVSGTLACLTALEAIKLITGFSQPLLSELLTINFSRMEFVKRRSQRDRNCPVCGNTAPWRYSQSQSLSV, encoded by the coding sequence ATGAGTCTAACGCCTAAGGAATTAGAGCGGTATAGTCGCCAAATGATGCTGCCAAATTTCGGTGAACTAGCTCAAAATCGTCTTAAATCAGCGACGATTCTGGTGACTGGTGTGGGGGGATTAGGTGGTACTGCAGCTCTTTATTTAGCAGTAGCAGGTGTTGGGCGTCTGATTTTAGTTCGTGGTGGTGATTTACGTCTGGATGACATGAATCGCCAGGTTTTAATGACCGATGATTGGGTAGGTAAACCAAGAATTTTTAAGGCGAAGGAAACACTCGAAGCTATTAATCCCGATGTGGAAATTGAAGCAGTTCATGATTATATCACTGCAGAAAATGTAGACTCTTTAGTGCAATCTGCTGATATGGCCCTGGATTGTGCTCACAATTTCAACGAGCGGAATTTACTAAATGCAGCTTGTGTGCGTTGGCGCAAACCAATGGTAGAAGCAGCTATGGATGGAATGGAAGCATACCTAACAACAATTATTCCCGGTGTTACTCCCTGTTTATCCTGTTTGTTTCCAGAAAAACCGGATTGGGATAGACGTGGGTTTTCAGTTTTGGGTGCTGTTTCTGGAACTTTAGCTTGTTTAACTGCTCTGGAAGCTATTAAACTCATTACAGGTTTTAGTCAACCATTGTTGTCAGAACTGCTAACAATTAATTTTTCCAGAATGGAATTTGTTAAGCGTCGTTCCCAGAGGGATCGTAATTGTCCAGTTTGTGGTAACACTGCACCTTGGCGATATTCCCAATCTCAGTCTTTATCTGTTTAA
- the nifW gene encoding nitrogenase-stabilizing/protective protein NifW has translation MNRTMEEFKQIVDAEAYFQFFNLAYDQHFVNVNRLHILKKFSQFMYEINQEYPNLSDSERLEKYSTALQQAYQVFMESTPHEQKLFKVFNDKPKNVVTLTDIISD, from the coding sequence ATGAATAGAACTATGGAAGAATTTAAACAAATTGTGGATGCGGAGGCATATTTTCAATTTTTTAATCTGGCTTACGATCAACACTTTGTTAATGTTAATCGTCTACATATTTTGAAGAAGTTTTCTCAATTTATGTATGAAATTAATCAAGAATATCCCAATTTAAGTGATTCAGAAAGATTGGAGAAATATAGTACAGCACTGCAACAAGCATATCAAGTTTTTATGGAATCCACACCCCATGAACAAAAACTGTTCAAGGTGTTCAATGATAAACCGAAAAATGTAGTTACTTTAACAGACATTATATCTGATTAG
- a CDS encoding CCE_0567 family metalloprotein: protein MTIEDLRNTIKRLNSKAGQMKMDLHDLAEGLPTDYEKLMTVAAETYEIYKELDRLKQQLKTMETS, encoded by the coding sequence ATGACAATTGAAGATCTAAGAAATACAATCAAAAGGCTAAATAGTAAAGCAGGTCAAATGAAAATGGATCTGCATGATTTAGCGGAAGGACTGCCAACAGATTACGAAAAATTGATGACTGTTGCAGCTGAAACCTATGAAATATACAAAGAATTAGATCGGCTAAAACAACAACTAAAAACTATGGAGACAAGTTAA
- a CDS encoding NifX-associated nitrogen fixation protein, which yields MSQNNSVNGNGTVSPFLKTLVQQIRASDSYGFYRNWSDELILKPFVVTKQNKKQISVEGEIDPATIARINAFFRAVAASIEQETGMISNVVIQLGHEGFGWALVFSGRLLLAIKTLRDAHRFGFESLEKLNEEGQNFVQKGIDLAQRFPQVGNL from the coding sequence ATGAGTCAAAATAATAGTGTGAACGGAAATGGTACAGTCTCCCCGTTTTTAAAAACTTTGGTACAACAGATCAGAGCTAGTGATAGCTATGGTTTTTATCGAAATTGGTCTGATGAATTAATTCTCAAACCCTTTGTTGTGACCAAGCAGAACAAAAAACAAATCTCTGTAGAAGGAGAAATCGATCCGGCAACTATTGCTCGAATTAATGCCTTTTTTCGAGCTGTAGCTGCTAGTATTGAGCAAGAAACTGGTATGATTTCTAATGTGGTGATTCAATTAGGTCATGAGGGTTTTGGTTGGGCGCTAGTTTTTTCTGGGCGACTATTGTTGGCTATCAAAACTTTACGAGATGCCCATCGTTTTGGATTTGAATCTCTGGAAAAGTTAAATGAAGAGGGGCAAAACTTTGTCCAAAAAGGAATTGATTTAGCTCAACGTTTTCCACAAGTTGGTAACTTGTAG
- the nifX gene encoding nitrogen fixation protein NifX gives MKVKIAFTTSDRIHVNAHFGWAKEIDVYEISDQGYEFRETLRFDGELKEDGNEDKITPKLEALHDCTIVYVLAIGGSAAAKLIKHGVTPVKAKSEEEEIAEILNKLVQTLKGNPPPWLRKALGQKKSNFLEEVENEAAI, from the coding sequence ATGAAAGTGAAAATTGCATTTACGACCAGTGATAGAATTCACGTCAATGCCCATTTTGGATGGGCTAAGGAAATTGATGTTTATGAAATTTCCGATCAAGGCTATGAATTTAGGGAGACTCTCAGGTTTGATGGTGAGTTAAAGGAAGATGGCAATGAGGATAAAATTACCCCTAAACTTGAGGCCTTACATGACTGTACTATAGTTTATGTTCTGGCAATTGGTGGTAGTGCGGCCGCTAAACTAATTAAACATGGTGTGACTCCGGTAAAAGCCAAATCTGAAGAGGAAGAAATTGCCGAAATCTTAAATAAACTAGTGCAAACCTTAAAAGGGAATCCTCCACCTTGGTTACGGAAGGCTCTAGGTCAAAAGAAATCTAATTTTTTAGAGGAAGTAGAAAACGAAGCTGCAATATGA